In Helicoverpa zea isolate HzStark_Cry1AcR chromosome 7, ilHelZeax1.1, whole genome shotgun sequence, the genomic window TTGATACAATGTTACCAATATTTGAAGAAAATACTGTAGGTATGCAAGGAACAGAAGTACCATGTCCTTGAATTAGTACTTAAAAGGTTCTACAGATAATAGTAAAACATGACTTTGAACACTTAACAGCTAGAAATATCAGAGCTACCTTATGTAAACATGCACATTCTTAGACACTTAAAGAAAACACAAGttcttataattttgttttgtaaacataCAACTATTGTTACTAAGGGCACgtctgtaaaaataaacatgcaCTTTAAAACTATAAGTTTGTATCTACAAAATATATCTTTCATGAATTGTAGGTTAATCCCTGACGCAGAAACAGATAAGAAGTAAATTATGACTAAGATACTCGTAGACATATTAAATACGTTTTTCTTCGCGGAATGTATCAATTCTGAGGAAGTTGATATTGTAAAGACAATCGGAGTtatttctacttagtaactatCTCCTTCAGTTAAGAAACATAGGTAGTCTTTCATATCTAGATAAAGTTTATAaattttttatcagttttataaaaacaaaattttcacacTAGATTCAGTAAATCAGTATTGGATTTACTTCGTTTTTGTGAAAACTTGCGGTTAGTGTcccaaatattatttatgaatttcaCAAAACCTTGGGTCACGCTTACGCACGGTTTTCCATAATTCCCAATAGGGTTTAAATGTTGAGTGTGCCTTATAAAGCGATTAACAGACCGTTTACGTCGCTCCCCATATCTTGCCGCGATATATCTTATCGCTGATCTCCATCTGTTGTGCTGGCCCACAATAtttagtattttaaatatttatgaaatattatttcgtgGAAATGTTGGGCAAgttaaataatatgtactttCTCAGGCATTTTGAAAGCAACTCTATGTAGTTTAGTACTTCTAGTACTTACAAGTTGTATTGTACAGCCGCAGAAATAGTTCACACAGAGCTAAGTTATTGgattatagtaggtacctacaatgaaCTAAAGTTCACTCTAGTTTACAATGCGAAGACCTCAATAATGTCGGCATTATGCCTTAATTAAAAGAAATGGCCTATAATCGTTTGAATTGGCTAATTTAGCCTTTAAGTAGAGAGCTGTCATCTTCACAATGATCTCAGCTGTCCCATACCGGTCAATGACCTTTCATTAACAGAAATCTTAAACGATAGAATTCTATTAACCCACTTACAAGTACCTTCGAAGTGACGTGGCTACAGCCGGGTGTAAAATGAGTCCCCATTAACAATTCGTTCTACATTATTTAAACGGCTTACTGCCAATTATAGACGTTGTTCTTATGGCTGCGTTTAAATAGAGTGATTTATTAAGACTGCTAGTAACCCTTCGTAGTAGTTGAATTCATTTACTTATTGTTCTGTAGGTCTTTTAGCTCCAGTTGACATCTTTTCTGAGTTTTTGAAAGATCTGGTCATGACAATGTTTCAAACGTTGGTGAATTCCTCTGATGACGCTAAACctagtttaaattaatttcaatagtGTGTCAGTAAGCTAATAAATGTTGATGATACGAGTTTTATGTGCTCAAAAAAGtgtaagctaataataatatttttattatagtcgTGAGAAAATGTTAACTGCTATATTTGACAAAGTTATCCTTCCTTGTAGCGgctacttttaaaattattacaaagtaaaaaaaaaattgacgtaGTATACTGGCTAGAATACGAAACTCAGAATATTcttccttaaaaatatttattttgagttgcgtttttcattttgttttattgaatgatGAAGTTAAGCCAGATAATGGCGAtgaattgtaattaattgttgCCTTTTTAACGCTTCCCCTGGATTACGTGGCACACAACGAAGTCAGGGTCGCTACCGTTCTCGAGATGGGTAAGATTAACACGACAATACTTCTGTTTGTACTTTGTGTTGTGTGGTAATTTGTAATTAGGAGAACACTGAAAAACTATAAGCTAGTTcttataataagttttaaaaccaATTCCCGttctaaaaaacagaaaaaactaGCTAAAGTTTCAAGCTTCTTTTTCTAAAAGAATACCCGGTAATACGATAAACATCAAGTATCCAAGATGTGGCGATAACGCAGTGTTGTaatatgttattaattaaaatgactaGAGCCTCGTTCCGACGACCTTGCGTCCTCGTATCTTATCTGTGCTAACGTTAACGTGTTTGCAGGTGATGCAACAAGACGTAAAGAAAGAAAACCCGCTGCAGTTCAAGTTCCGCGCCAAATTCTACCCCGAGGATGTCGCCGATGAACTTATACAGGAGATCACACTCAAACTGTTCTACCTTCAAGTAAGTacctttagattttttttactaaaaccaTAGTTTGGTAAAGACCATGTATGCCGTTCTATATAATGAAGAACTGGTCCAAATGTGTCAGAGTTTCCAATTGTCGAATCAACTAGCTATAAAAagtacaaataatttaatcatgCTGACATAATAAGCATTGCAGAGCATAGAAACTGACAACAAATACctcttcataataatatttacgttAACGTGCGCCtaccaagaaaattaatagAATAATTCTAAGTAACAAATCCACTTATGTGTTTACATTaacaacacaaataaattacaGTTAATGCGGTAGGGTCAGGGCCCGCAACCTGCCATTACTGCGATTGTAGCGTTTAGCCCTGCTTCCCATTGTTGGACCTTAAGTATTTGTATGTTCACCATAATTGCCTATTTGATGCCATTTCCGTGCTCAATCGGCCAAGAAAGGGCTTGTGTTTGAAGAAGTCGCAGTTGATTTGAAATTGCAGTCAATGCCTCTTCACAAAATTTCATCAAATCAAATTAGCACTATTCAATAAAACTTCAATAAGGAAGTCCTCAAATCAATAAGCTATTAAGTGGATTCGGTACGAATTTCGATGCGGGCTATTTTCGCGACGCATCGTTTTACAGTTTTGGACATCCTTTTAGTCGCTTGGTTCAAAAGCGTTTTAGCTGACAGCTGCTAAAATGAGTCTTCAAATGCCTCTTTATAAACATTTCCTCATGATATCCCAATCTTCTACCAGGTCAAAAACGCGATCCTATCGGACGAGATATACTGCCCGCCGGAGACGTCAGTGCTGCTGGCCTCGTACGCGGTGCAGGCGCGGCATGGTGACCACAACCCTTCTGTCCACGGCCCCGGCTTCCTCGCCAACGACCGTCTGCTGCCACAGCGAGTCACTGACCAGCACAAGGTAATATGTTCTGTCCAACAGCTGGTGAAGAATGAAGAGTTATCAACAGCTTTTCTAGAAAGAAGATcttgtataattaaaaattgaCACCATATTACTTAAGTGTACTGTACAGAGCTTATAGAAATAGAACTATTTCAAACCATAGATAAAAACGACATCTTCcctcaaaaaatattacttactgaTAATTATGTAATGGCTGCTTAGTGCTTCGAATGGTACGTTTATTTGTGGTTCTCGGCTGACCGTCGTCAGgtgtaacgactgtcaaagatgctGATGACAGCCAGAaatctaaccaaagggtattcatatcgggttagactggaagtcaactCAAACTTGGGAAAAGACTACGCAGACGATAATGactaattttataatacttGTACCCAGATGTCCCGCGAGGAGTGGGAGCAGAGCATCACAAACTGGTGGCAGGAGCACCGCGGCATGCTGCGCGAGGACGCCATGATGGAGTACCTGAAGATCGCGCAGGACCTCGAGATGTACGGCGTCAACTACTTCGAGATCCGCAACAAGAAGAACACTGAGCTGTGGCTCGGAGTCGACGCGTTAGGACTTAATATCTACGAGAAGGATGACAAGTAAGtagtcttttttttaacaaattgtcTGCTTATCGTAAATATTGTAGTAAATACAGAGTTTTCTAATGTTTGAAACTGTAGCCTTCACATACTAATCGACTTCTTAAAATTCCAGACTGACTCCAAAAATCGGGTTCCCGTGGTCAGAGATCCGCAACATATCGTTTAACGACCGCAAGTTCATCATCAAGCCGATCGACAAGAAGGCGCCGGACTTCGTGTTCTTCGCGCCGCGCGTCCGCGTCAACAAGCGCATCCTGGCGCTGTGCATGGGCAACCACGAGCTGTACATGCGCCGCCGCAAGCCCGACACCATCGACGTGCAGCAGATGAAGGCGCAGGCCCGCGAGGAGAAGCTCGCCAAGCAGGCACAGAGGTACGTCTTCCTTGTTCCTGGCGCTGTGCACAACCACGAGCTGTACATGCGCCGCCGCAAGCCCGACACCATCGACGTGCAGCAGATGAAGGCGCAGGCCCGCGAGGAGAAGCTCGCCAAGCAGGCACAGAGGTACCTCATCATTGGTCCTCTACTCCCATAAGCTGGCGATCCATTCCCGGGTCTATTTGTGTTCCCATCCGGCAATCCGGCATCGATGGTGCCGTTTGTCCCTGGCCTGTGTAAGGTCGAACATCAATTTCATTGTATACCGTAAATTGTATCTTTTTAACATCAAGAtgtcttcaaaaatatttgactgGTCTGATGTTTAGCGAATTTTCTAGCAATTCCAATGTCACGTGTATCCTCTACAAAAATCTACAACAATACCTTTGATATTGCAGAGAAAAGCTCCAACTGGAGATCGCAGCCCGCGAACGCGCGGAGAAAAAGCAGCAAGAGTACGAGGACCGTCTCCGGCAGATGCAGGAGGAGATGGAGCGGTCGCAGGCCAACCTGCTGGAGGCGCAGGACATGATCCGCCGCCTGGAGGAGCAGCTGCGCCAGCTGCAAGCCGCCAAGGACGAGCTGGAGCAGCGCCAGAACGAGCTGCAGGCCATGATGCAGCGCCTTGAGGAGACTAAGGTACGTGACAACAGTGGTCATAATATGTATACTTGAACTAACTAACTAATTTATTTCGGGGACAGGTGGGGCTTTGATAACGATTTAGGTAAATTCGGGGAAAAAGATTGTTCTTATTGCTTTCTTTGTTTTTCTCCCACTTTGAATTGAAAAACTGTCATATTTTGTCAGACAACGAAAAATTAAGTCAAAATTATcgtgtgtaaaaaaaaaaattaaaatgaaagaaaacaactccatattatacctacataacatacatacatatttttgttctgCATCTTGCAACTATAACATTACCATTCGCTTCTTAGTGACATTAAGCTAATAAATCACAACTCCTCAGAACATGGAAGCAGCAGAACGCCAGAAGCTGGAGGACGAGATCCGCGAGAAGCAGGAGGAGGTGTCGCGCATCCAGCAGGAGGTGGAGATCAAGGATGAGGAGACGCGCCGGCTGCAGGAGGAGGTCGAGGAGGCCAGGCGCAAGCAGGTATGTACATTACACCATCTCAGCTGGTGTTTCATGAAGAGTGCCTCTATCCCGGACAAACCAGCACGACGTAACACTTCCGTGTTTGGAACACGGTCTTGCCACTTGATGTGTAGAATAGATCTAAGACATCTGAGATGGAAGGTGTCTAATCGCTTGATATCTGCCTTATATGTAGCAGCACCAAAAAAGTGGTAAAGTGGGcaagatattatttatatactagcttttgcccgcgacttcgtttgcGTGGAAA contains:
- the LOC124631624 gene encoding moesin/ezrin/radixin homolog 1 isoform X3, coding for MPKSMNVRVTTMDAELEFAIQQTTTGKQLFDQVVKTIGLREVWFFGLQYTDSKGDLTWIKLYKKVMQQDVKKENPLQFKFRAKFYPEDVADELIQEITLKLFYLQVKNAILSDEIYCPPETSVLLASYAVQARHGDHNPSVHGPGFLANDRLLPQRVTDQHKMSREEWEQSITNWWQEHRGMLREDAMMEYLKIAQDLEMYGVNYFEIRNKKNTELWLGVDALGLNIYEKDDKLTPKIGFPWSEIRNISFNDRKFIIKPIDKKAPDFVFFAPRVRVNKRILALCMGNHELYMRRRKPDTIDVQQMKAQAREEKLAKQAQREKLQLEIAARERAEKKQQEYEDRLRQMQEEMERSQANLLEAQDMIRRLEEQLRQLQAAKDELEQRQNELQAMMQRLEETKNMEAAERQKLEDEIREKQEEVSRIQQEVEIKDEETRRLQEEVEEARRKQDEAAAALAAATTPSHHHVAERGADARADAGDGDAASDTNSDAGGGDLARGPDDLVDPVADRRTLAERNERLHNQLKALKQDLAQSRDETKETAMDKIHRENVRQGRDKYKTLREIRKGNTKRRVDQFENM
- the LOC124631624 gene encoding moesin/ezrin/radixin homolog 1 isoform X2, translating into MVAGGKQMNVRVTTMDAELEFAIQQTTTGKQLFDQVVKTIGLREVWFFGLQYTDSKGDLTWIKLYKKVMQQDVKKENPLQFKFRAKFYPEDVADELIQEITLKLFYLQVKNAILSDEIYCPPETSVLLASYAVQARHGDHNPSVHGPGFLANDRLLPQRVTDQHKMSREEWEQSITNWWQEHRGMLREDAMMEYLKIAQDLEMYGVNYFEIRNKKNTELWLGVDALGLNIYEKDDKLTPKIGFPWSEIRNISFNDRKFIIKPIDKKAPDFVFFAPRVRVNKRILALCMGNHELYMRRRKPDTIDVQQMKAQAREEKLAKQAQREKLQLEIAARERAEKKQQEYEDRLRQMQEEMERSQANLLEAQDMIRRLEEQLRQLQAAKDELEQRQNELQAMMQRLEETKNMEAAERQKLEDEIREKQEEVSRIQQEVEIKDEETRRLQEEVEEARRKQDEAAAALAAATTPSHHHVAERGADARADAGDGDAASDTNSDAGGGDLARGPDDLVDPVADRRTLAERNERLHNQLKALKQDLAQSRDETKETAMDKIHRENVRQGRDKYKTLREIRKGNTKRRVDQFENM
- the LOC124631624 gene encoding moesin/ezrin/radixin homolog 1 isoform X1 produces the protein MNVRVTTMDAELEFAIQQTTTGKQLFDQVVKTIGLREVWFFGLQYTDSKGDLTWIKLYKKVMQQDVKKENPLQFKFRAKFYPEDVADELIQEITLKLFYLQVKNAILSDEIYCPPETSVLLASYAVQARHGDHNPSVHGPGFLANDRLLPQRVTDQHKMSREEWEQSITNWWQEHRGMLREDAMMEYLKIAQDLEMYGVNYFEIRNKKNTELWLGVDALGLNIYEKDDKLTPKIGFPWSEIRNISFNDRKFIIKPIDKKAPDFVFFAPRVRVNKRILALCMGNHELYMRRRKPDTIDVQQMKAQAREEKLAKQAQREKLQLEIAARERAEKKQQEYEDRLRQMQEEMERSQANLLEAQDMIRRLEEQLRQLQAAKDELEQRQNELQAMMQRLEETKNMEAAERQKLEDEIREKQEEVSRIQQEVEIKDEETRRLQEEVEEARRKQDEAAAALAAATTPSHHHVAERGADARADAGDGDAASDTNSDAGGGDLARGPDDLVDPVADRRTLAERNERLHNQLKALKQDLAQSRDETKETAMDKIHRENVRQGRDKYKTLREIRKGNTKRRVDQFENM